The Acidobacteriota bacterium DNA window GTCGGCACCGGCACCGTCGCTCGAACCCCGGCGCCTCGTCCAGCCGCTGGGCGACGACTGGCCGACCTATTCCGGCGACTACACCGGCAAGCGCTTCAGCCCGCTGACGCAGGTCGATCGCGCGTCGGTCAAGCACCTCACACTTGCGTGGACCGCGCGTCTCACGGCCGGGGCCGGCGCAGCGGGCCGCGCGCGCTTCGGCGGCGGCTCACCCGTCATCGTGGGCGGTACGGGTCCCGAAGGTCTGCCTGCCGTCCCGGCCAACGTCAAGGGCACGCCGTTGATGGTCAACGGTACGCTCTACGTGACCACGCCCGACAACGCGTGGGCGCTCGACGCACGCGACGGCCGCGAGTTCTGGCACTACTTCTGGCGCACGCAGGGCAGCACGCCGATCGCCAACCGCGGCGTTGGCATCTGGAAGGACTACCTGTACTTCGTGACGCCCGACAACTTCTTCGTGTCGCTCGACGCGAAGACGGGCAAGGAGCGCTGGAACAAGGTCCACGCCGACTTCACGCAGCAGTACTTCTCGACGATGGCGCCCATCGTGGTGGACGACCACCTGTTGCTCGGGACAGGCAACGACATCGACTCACCGGGCTACATCCAGTCGTTCGATCCGCTGACCGGCGACGTGAAGTGGCGCTTCTACACGGTGCCGATGAAGGAAGGCGATCCGGGTCTCGACACGTGGCCGAGCCTTCAGTCGGCCAAGTACGGTGGCGGCCATCCCTGGCTGCCAGGCGTCTACGACCCGGAGACGCGCCTCTACATCTTCGGAACGGGCAATCCGATCCCCGCGTACACGGCCGGCCGTGGCGAGGGCGACAACCTGTACACATGCTCGCTCGTGGCCGTGCACGTCGACACGGGCAAGATGGCGTGGGCGTTCCAGACGTCGCCCCACGACATGCACGACTGGGATTCCGCGCAGACGCCGATCCTCTTTGAAGGCATGGTCAAGGGGAAGATGCGCAAGCTCGTGTCGACGGCCGCACGCAACGGCTACTTCTTCACGCTCGATCGCGTGACGGGCGAGCACCTCGTCACGTCGAAGTTCGGGGGCGACGCGAACTGGGCCCGTGAGGTGGCCAAGGACGGGTCGGTGCGCCGCAACCCCGACAAGGACCCGACGGTCCCGGGTGCGATCACCAACCCGACGTCCGGCGGCACCATCAACTGGGAACCGCCCGCGTACAACCCGCAGACGGGGCTGTTCTACGTCACCGAGCGCAACGGCTTCTCGATCTACTACCTCACCGATCCGGATCCGCGCGGATCGATGGGACTCGGCGGCAAGGAAGAAGTCTCGGTCGGATCGACGGGCAACTTCCTCACGGCCATCGATCCCACGACGGGCTCGATCAAGTGGCGGCGGCCGTATCCGAGTGCCAGCGGGTTCGGTTCCGGCGGCGGGGGTGGCGGTCTGCTCACGACAGCCGGCAACCTCGTGTTCGCCGGTGACGCCGGAGGCAATTTCGTGGCCTACGACGCGGAAACGGGCGCGCCGCTGTGGCACTCGCGCATCGGCAACGTGAGCAACGCCGCCATCTCGTACATGCTCGACGGCCGCCAGCACATCCTCGTGGCCGCCGGCGACACGCTGTACGCCTTCGCGCTGTACGAATGACACGACCGGCGATCCGCTGCCCGCTGCCCGGTGCCCGCTGACCGATACCCGTCTGTATCAACCATGGGAGAGAGACGCATGTTCGCCGTACGTCAGTGGAAGACCGCCGGGATCGTCGCCCTGCTCGTGACAGCGGCGGCCTGCGGTGGATCGCAGCCCACTCCCGCAGGGCAGGCGCAGGCGAGCACGCCGGCGCCGGCCGCGCCGCTCCTGTACGTGTCCAACGAGACGGAAGGCCAGGTGGTGCTCATCGATGCGACAACGCGCGAGATCGTGTCGCGGATCGGCGTCGGCAAGCGGCCGCGCGGCCTGAAGCTGTCGTCCGACGGCACGCGTCTCTACGTCGCACTGTCGGGCTCCCCCATCGCGCCGCCGGGCATCGACGAGTCCACGCTCCCGCCCGCCGATCGCACCGCCGACGGCATCGGCGTCGTGGACGTCGCATCGCGTAAGCTCGTACGAACGTTTCCGAGCGGACAGGATCCCGAGAGTTTCGATCTCTCGACCGACGGACGGCTCCTGTACGTCTCGAACGAGGAGACCGCGGAGATGTCCGTGCTCGACCTCGAGTCGGGCACCATCACGGCGCGCGTGGCGGTGGGCGAGGAACCGGAGGGCGTGACGACGAGTCCCGACGGCCGCACGGTCTGGATCACGTGCGAGGAAGACGACGAGATCGTGGCCGTCGACACCACGTCGCACGCCGTCGTCGGTCGCGTGACGACGGCCAGGCGGCCGCGCACGATCGTGTTCACGCCGGACGGCGCC harbors:
- a CDS encoding acido-empty-quinoprotein group A; translation: MSPRPLALTLAFVALPVAAAAQGPAAPASAPASAPAPSLEPRRLVQPLGDDWPTYSGDYTGKRFSPLTQVDRASVKHLTLAWTARLTAGAGAAGRARFGGGSPVIVGGTGPEGLPAVPANVKGTPLMVNGTLYVTTPDNAWALDARDGREFWHYFWRTQGSTPIANRGVGIWKDYLYFVTPDNFFVSLDAKTGKERWNKVHADFTQQYFSTMAPIVVDDHLLLGTGNDIDSPGYIQSFDPLTGDVKWRFYTVPMKEGDPGLDTWPSLQSAKYGGGHPWLPGVYDPETRLYIFGTGNPIPAYTAGRGEGDNLYTCSLVAVHVDTGKMAWAFQTSPHDMHDWDSAQTPILFEGMVKGKMRKLVSTAARNGYFFTLDRVTGEHLVTSKFGGDANWAREVAKDGSVRRNPDKDPTVPGAITNPTSGGTINWEPPAYNPQTGLFYVTERNGFSIYYLTDPDPRGSMGLGGKEEVSVGSTGNFLTAIDPTTGSIKWRRPYPSASGFGSGGGGGGLLTTAGNLVFAGDAGGNFVAYDAETGAPLWHSRIGNVSNAAISYMLDGRQHILVAAGDTLYAFALYE
- a CDS encoding beta-propeller fold lactonase family protein; translation: MFAVRQWKTAGIVALLVTAAACGGSQPTPAGQAQASTPAPAAPLLYVSNETEGQVVLIDATTREIVSRIGVGKRPRGLKLSSDGTRLYVALSGSPIAPPGIDESTLPPADRTADGIGVVDVASRKLVRTFPSGQDPESFDLSTDGRLLYVSNEETAEMSVLDLESGTITARVAVGEEPEGVTTSPDGRTVWITCEEDDEIVAVDTTSHAVVGRVTTARRPRTIVFTPDGATMFVTGEFGFAISVVDVASRSVVATIDLPAGDDGTLPARPMSAVLSADARTLYVSNGRGRSVSAIDVATRTVARTYANVGDRPWGIGLSPDGTTLFTANGPGADVSAIDIASGAVTKIATGGSPWGLVVR